The Branchiostoma lanceolatum isolate klBraLanc5 chromosome 10, klBraLanc5.hap2, whole genome shotgun sequence genome has a window encoding:
- the LOC136442843 gene encoding EEF1A lysine methyltransferase 4-like, translating into MAEFEFGTSEGEESGSFLPQDVREYAKKEYWDRRYEEEDSFEWFKGYDSFRDLVLRNVKKTDKILMLGCGNSPLSADMYRDGFRHITNIDYSPACIRRMAHKHDNMAAMTWLEMDARQLTFPDGMFEVVLEKGTLDAFMVAEKSPWTVSEETAHFCHQVLQEVSRVLCPGGRFISISFAQPHFRTPLYANDAYGWSIRTDKFGDCFHFFFYTLERGGALTQQQREQAHRFFHPPEVDVTPMCLSDSEEDFLRRIDVSPSSSPVLKHLSDLN; encoded by the exons ATGGCGGAGTTTGAGTTTGGAACTTCAGAAGGTGAAGAAAGCGGCAGTTTCCTACCCCAAGACGTGCGGGAATACGCCAAGAAAGAGTACTGGGACCGGCGCTACGAGGAAGAGGACTCCTTCGAGTGGTTCAAGGGATATGATTCATTTCGTGATCTGGTTCTTAGAAACGTCAAGAAAACGGACAAGATCTTGATGTTGG GTTGCGGTAACAGCCCTCTGAGTGCCGACATGTACCGGGACGGTTTCCGCCACATCACCAACATAGACTACTCCCCCGCGTGCATCCGCCGCATGGCGCACAAACAcgacaacatggccgccatgaCCTGGCTCGAGATGGACGCACGTCAGCTGACCTTCCCGGATGGAATGTTCGAGGTCGTTCTGGAGAAAGGGACGCTGGACGCCTTCATGGTGGCGGAGAAAAGCCCCTGGACGGTTTCCGAGGAAACGGCACATTTCTGTCATCAGGTGTTACAAGAG GTATCGCGGGTCCTGTGCCCAGGAGGACGGTTCATCTCCATCAGTTTCGCCCAGCCTCACTTCCGAACTCCCCTGTACGCGAATGACGCGTATGGCTGGTCCATACGGACGGACAAGTTTGGGGACTGTTTCCACTTCTTCTTCTACACCCTGGAGCGCGGCGGGGCACTAACCCAGCAGCAGAGGGAGCAGGCTCACAGGTTCTTCCACCCTCCGGAGGTGGACGTGACTCcgatgtgtctgtctgactctgaggAGGACTTCTTGCGGAGGATAGACGTCTCCCCGTCTTCTTCTCCAGTTCTAAAACACTTGAGTGATTTAAATTAG